A single genomic interval of Dysidea avara chromosome 6, odDysAvar1.4, whole genome shotgun sequence harbors:
- the LOC136258489 gene encoding uncharacterized protein, producing the protein MAGIRSRSSEDLILWNREDVAYCNCSDMESIHTHCPCRECKGKAVYRGTEHRHWKLAQALIGAAVALETPHNGSTIINSSHLEETELPEASAVALSRSSDTTFANASSSSSVTSSSLQLDAAIDHSTTVTLQDEPVMDFDDSTDGHGDRHAASYRSSESTVGDRDANSNPLHVLEAVLKAMKITDDVGGSQANFLSILEFGKEMYYKNHEMQPDENVWPRSWQAALRMLERSGYNEPQDLYICLDSSHPCSFDVIKSQEGSCKYCAKKGSDGIKYSYLPLRNKISQWCQDASFCVKMTAHWQEKDHWISSGMISSGGRKELWDGERFAELAWFWDPQCNWVLPTRCPLCSQVVSSALINGTIGSVVSLICPECHKKFQHRVQSANGDPRNIALIGHWDGWLPFFGSVKHTSGSIDVSIATMYKKDRCSVGEVYMCGFVPSYLLPKKRPNSIDPFLHPLIEEVEDIFINGVEVNYAAEIGGIPPGPATLRCLILLWTGDYPAQSEVAKTISHGIRPCRRCELEGERYQFTSQYYYGNYRYHTRYPWSQKNLISCIPHMKRTETEDRVTVRTTIAKETGFTGLSILHRLHHLYGFNVLTDTVFDAMHNLPLNVGLHHMNYYFDEEIVSKQEVDQRLNVMPWTTELKAGRIPEGLKNRFGHWKAEELQKFIYPASEYVLELVYNTGRDGWSDEDINLLSKLVFRHNILTEESEGTKSCVVTLHNLLHLHEDIIRFSAPDNYWCYTFERVIKCYTNRASNCKNVEHTFARAECRREYMKFCFPDQDSQELCMDICLNPEEMFYASSIKEAQKISSLYSRSRVDSILVGGKHYRLMDTSDLRAASTLVNEQSFESSTIGIFARSIFVSKHGYNGTLYRIGEHCLVNHPGEDTVIEISKIFAIEFSTCTTIYVKGTMFSLVTERDQISIHSYSLNHIVQQTSNQPVALATQVVRKVMLYPHGENFILVDYARTHIPLCSSEVIVPLYPQVGDMVSVSGEGNQIWLAQIHSVDRTACTCQAYFYVANDEPDHELYRRESHRLEKIHFESLINLQNGQWREDGFFHLQSVLH; encoded by the exons ATGGCTGGTATACGATCACGATCGAGCGAAGATTTGATACTTTGGAACAGGGAAGACGTTGCATATTGTAACTGCTCAGATATGGAAAGTATACATACACATTGCCCGTGTAGAGAGTGCAAAGGAAAAGCAGTGTATCGAGGTACAGAGCATCGTCACTGGAAACTAGCTCAAGCTCTGATTGGGGCTGCTGTAGCTTTAGAAACACCTCACAACGGCAGCACAATAATAAACAGCAGTCATTTAGAGGAGACAGAACTTCCTGAAGCTAGTGCTGTAGCGCTGTCGCGATCGTCTGATACAACATTCGCCAATGCGTCTAGTTCCAGTTCGGTCACGAGTTCGAGTTTGCAATTGGATGCAGCTATAGATCATAGTACAACAGTTACCCTGCAGGACGAACCGGTAATGGATTTTGATGATTCCACTGATGGCCATGGTGATCgtcatgcagctagctatagaAGCAGCGAGAGTACAGTTGGTGATCGTGATGCAAATAGCAATCCGCTACATGTGCTGGAGGCAGTGCTGAAAGCTATGAAGATCACTGACGATGTTGGAGGATCTCAAGCAAattttttgagcatattagAATTTGGCAAAGAGATGTATTACAAAAATCACGAAATGCAGCCTGATGAAAATGTGTGGCCAAGATCATGGCAAGCAGCCCTTCGTATGCTGGAGAGAAGTGGATATAATGAGCCACAGGATCTCTATATCTGTTTGGATAGTAGTCATCCTTGTTCATTTGATGTCATTAAGTCACAAGAAGGTTCATGCAAATATTGTGCAAAAAAGGGATCTGATGGTATTAAATACTCATATTTGCCACTGAGAAATAAGATTTCACAATGGTGTCAAGATGCAAGCTTCTGTGTGAAGATGACTGCTCACTGGCAAGAGAAAGACCACTGGATAAGCAGTGGGATGATAAGCAGTGGAGGACGAAAAGAGTTGTGGGATGGAGAACGTTTTGCAGAGTTAGCCTGGTTCTGGGATCCTCAGTGTAACTGGGTGCTACCAACTCGCTGTCCGCTATGCTCTCAAGTAGTTAGTTCTGCATTGATTAATGGAACAATTGGCAGCGTAGTGTCGCTAATATGTCCAGAATGTCATAAGAAGTTTCAACATCGTGTTCAGTCAGCAAACGGAGATCCCAGAAATATTGCCTTGATAGGCCACTGGGATGGATGGTTGCCATTTTTTGGAAGTGTAAAACATACTTCAG GTTCCATAGATGTATCTATAGCAACAATGTACAAGAAAGATCGGTGTTCAGTAGGTGAAGTTTATATGTGCGGATTTGTGCCAAGCTATTTGCTTCCAAAAAAACGACCTAATTCTATTGATCCATTTCTGCACCCATTAATTGAAGAAGTCGAAGACATATTTATTAATG GGGTTGAAGTGAATTATGCTGCAGAAATAGGAGGAATACCACCTGGGCCTGCTACATTAAGATGTTTGATACTTCTGTGGACAGGTGATTATCCTGCACAGTCAGAAGTGGCCAAAACAATTAGCCATGGCATCCGTCCATGTAGGAGATGTGAACTTGAAG GAGAGAGATATCAGTTCACTTCTCAGTATTACTATGGTAACTACCGCTATCATACCCGTTATCCTTGGTCCCAGAAGAATCTAATATCTTGCATTCCCCACATGAAGAGAACTGAAACAGAAGATCGTGTCACTGTGCGAACAACAATAGCTAAAGAAACAGGATTTACAGGATTGTCTATTTTACACCGTTTGCACCACTTATATGGATTCAATGTTCTTACTGACACAGTTTTTGATGCTATGCACAATCTCCCTTTGAATGTTGGTCTCCATCATATGAATTATTATTTTGATGAAGAGATAGTGAGTAAGCAAGAGGTGGATCAAAGGTTAAATGTTATGCCATGGACTACAG AACTGAAGGCTGGAAGAATTCCAGAAGGTCTTAAGAACAGGTTTGGCCACTGGAAAGCAGAAGAGTTACAGAAATTTATTTATCCGGCATCGGAATATGTGCTTG AACTAGTTTACAATACTGGAAGAGATGGCTGGAGTGATGAAGACATCAATTTGCTTTCAAAGCTTGTCTTCAGACACAACATCCTCACAGAAGAATCAGAAGGAACAAAAAGCTGTGTAGTAACTTTACACAATTTGCTGCATCTCCATGAAGACATCATCAGGTTTTCAGCACCTGACAATTACTGGTGCTACACTTTTGAACGTGTGATTAAGTGCTACACTAACCGGGCCTCCAACTGCAAAAACGTAGAGCATACATTTGCTAGAGCTGAATGCAGAAGAGAGTATATGAAATTTTGTTTTCCGGATCAGGATTCACAGGAACTGTGTATGGATATTTGTCTGAATCCGGAAGAGATG TTTTATGCCTCTAGCATTAAAGAAGCCCAGAAGATCAGCTCCTTGTACTCAAGATCTAGAGTCGATTCAATATTGGTCGGAGGAAAGCACTATAGATTGATGGATACTTCAGATCTCAGAGCAGCATCAACATTAGTAAATGAGCAGAGCTTTGAAAGTTCTACAATTGGGATATTTGCACGTAGCATTTTTGTTTCCAAGCATGGTTATAACGGAACCTTATACAGAATTGGAGAACACTGTCTTGTTAACCATCCTGGAGAGGACACTGTGATAGAAATTTCAAAAATCTTTGCAATAGAGTTTTCAACCTGCACCACTATTTATGTCAAAGGTACTATGTTTTCACTAGTGACTGAAAGAGATCAAATCAGCATTCATTCATACAGCTTAAATCATATAGTGCAACAAACATCCAATCAGCCAGTTGCTTTAGCCACACAAGTTGTCCGTAAAGTTATGCTTTATCCTCATGGTGAAAACTTTATTTTGGTTGAttatgcacgcacacacattcCTTTGTGCTCCAGTGAAGTTATTGTTCCTCTGTATCCACAAGTAGGTGATATGGTGTCAGTTAGTGGTGAAGGCAATCAAATTTGGTTGGCCCAAATACACTCAGTCGACAGAACGGCCTGCACTTGCCAAGCATACTTCTATGTTGCAAATGATGAGCCTGATCATGAGCTGTACAGAAGAGAAAGTCATAGACTAGAAAAGATACACTTCGAATCCCTAATAAATTTACAAAATGGACAGTGGCGAGAAGATGGTTTCTTTCATTTGCAATCAGTTTTGCATTAG
- the LOC136258486 gene encoding uncharacterized protein, with translation MPINRPDLLARVFKLKLKELLEDITVHHVLGKVVAKIHVIEFQKRGLPHCHLLIHLHPDDKLRNSEDIDHINSAEIPDQNANHKLYDIVQSCMIHGSCGYLRPGSVCMEDNTCTKGYPKEFCEHTIESVDGYPKYQRRDNGRSLNVMNVTVDNRWVVPYNPWLLLKYGAHINLEACMSIKSVKYLYKYVYKGHDCIQLEFEEKFNHDEIHTFVDARYISAPEAAWRLFEFPMHQQSHTIVRLAVHLPDEQSVYFHRGEEEHALLNTSHNDTHLTAWFKLNQVDSDANSLLYTEIPSHYIFDCKSRKWKKHQRGGDKVISRIYAVSPNETERYYLRNVLLHTPGANSYADLLKVGDRKCNSFKETCHCLGLLKDDAQWHNTLAEAATFQMPYQLRRMLAMILTHGDPAEPLQLWEDHKADIIEDYLRRLSFNDAVQCGLRDLNSLLIQTGKSLIDCGIPLPVEHECDAQPDYDLNQVAIWRSQLNVLQRDLANAVLDSVMSPNEFNPTLFYLDGPGGSGKTFTYNYLVAELHSRGYKVATATWTGIAATLLIGGRTVHSLFKLPVPLLDTSSCNISPTSNYAAMLREVSLFVVDESSMVPVYAFDAIDRLLRDITGNSKAFGGKVFLWGGDFRQVLPVVRHGHPSAIVENCIKNSTLWPCVAKYQLTTNMRVHQDEAEFCEWLLNLGDGKLPIRDSSPFNGCIQIPGHCVTDSVVKSVFGDELIHDRVILCPTNDESLKLNETILNLLPGQPFMYFSYDDIVSDDDNERAQYPIEFLNSLTPSGIPPHRLTLKVGAVVILLHNMNVHEGLCNGTRLQVCHMHDHSIDAEVLTGMKVGYRVLIPRIQLAPSDSGMPFVLSRCQFPLRLAYSMTINKAQGQTFAKVGLHMERPCFAHGQLYVALSRARRFADVKVEILGSTRQGTHNGDTFTANVVYRQILN, from the coding sequence ATGCCAATTAATCGCCCAGATTTGTTGGCCAGAGTTTTTAAATTGAAATTGAAGGAGTTGTTGGAAGACATCACTGTACACCATGTACTTGGCAAAGTGGTAGCCAAAATTCATGTCATTGAATTTCAGAAACGTGGACTACCACATTGTCACTTACTGATTCACCTTCATCCTGATGATAAATTACGCAACTCTGAGGATATCGATCATATCAATTCTGCAGAAATACCTGATCAGAATGCGAATCATAAACTTTATGACATAGTGCAATCATGCATGATACATGGTTCATGTGGATATCTAAGGCCTGGATCGGTATGTATGGAGGACAACACGTGCACTAAAGGTTACCCTAAAGAGTTTTGTGAACATACAATTGAATCAGTAGATGGATATCCCAAATATCAACGCAGAGATAATGGTAGATCACTGAATGTGATGAATGTTACTGTGGATAATCGGTGGGTTGTTCCATACAATCCATGGCTGTTATTGAAGTATGGAGCTCATATTAACCTAGAGGCATGTATGTCGATTAAATCAGTGAAGTATCTGTACAAATATGTCTATAAGGGGCATGATTGCATTCAGCTGGAATTTGAGGAGAAGTTTAATCATGATGAAATACATACATTTGTTGATGCCAGATATATAAGCGCACCAGAGGCAGCTTGGAGATTATTTGAATTTCCAATGCACCAACAATCTCATACAATTGTACGTCTTGCTGTGCACCTACCTGATGAACAAAGCGTATATTTTCATCGTGGTGAGGAGGAACATGCACTGCTGAATACAAGTCATAATGATACACACTTAACAGCTTGGTTCAAGCTAAATCAAGTTGATTCTGATGCAAATAGTTTACTATACACTGAGATTCCATCACATTATATATTTGACTGTAAATCAAGGAAATGGAAGAAACATCAGAGAGGAGGTGACAAAGTAATAAGTAGAATTTATGCAGTATCACCCAATGAGACAGAGAGGTACTATTTGCGCAATGTGCTATTACATACCCCCGGTGCCAATAGTTATGCAGATTTACTTAAAGTTGGTGATAGGAAATGTAATTCATTCAAGGAAACTTGCCATTGTTTGGGTTTGCTAAAGGATGATGCACAATGGCACAATACCTTGGCTGAAGCTGCTACCTTTCAGATGCCATATCAGCTTAGGAGAATGCTGGCCATGATATTAACACATGGTGATCCTGCCGAACCATTGCAGCTATGGGAAGACCATAAGGCAGATATAATTGAAGATTATTTGAGAAGACTATCATTTAATGATGCAGTCCAATGTGGCCTACGTGATTTAAATTCATTGCTTATTCAGACAGGCAAATCATTAATTGATTGTGGTATTCCTTTACCAGTTGAGCATGAATGTGATGCACAACCAGATTATGACCTCAATCAAGTTGCAATCTGGCGTTCTCAACTGAATGTACTACAGAGAGATTTAGCTAATGCTGTGTTGGATTCTGTCATGTCACCTAATGAATTTAATCCTACACTGTTTTATTTGGATGGACCAGGTGGAAGTGGAAAAACCTTTACGTATAACTATTTAGTTGCAGAGTTGCATAGTAGGGGATACAAGGTTGCTACTGCTACCTGGACTGGTATTGCAGCCACCCTGTTGATTGGGGGACGTACAGTTCACAGTCTGTTTAAGCTGCCTGTACCACTGCTTGATACCAGCTCCTGCAACATCTCACCTACATCGAACTATGCAGCTATGCTAAGAGAAGTATCTCTTTTTGTTGTTGATGAATCCTCCATGGTACCAGTCTATGCCTTTGATGCCATTGATAGGCTATTAAGAGACATTACAGGCAACAGTAAGGCTTTTGGTGGCAAAGTATTTTTGTGGGGAGGTGACTTTCGTCAGGTGCTTCCAGTTGTACGTCATGGACATCCATCTGCCATTGTTGAAAACTGCATTAAAAATTCCACACTTTGGCCATGTGTAGCCAAATATCAACTCACAACCAACATGAGGGTGCATCAGGATGAAGCTGAATTTTGTGAATGGCTATTAAATCTTGGTGATGGCAAGTTACCAATTAGAGACAGTTCACCCTTTAATGGATGCATTCAAATTCCAGGCCATTGTGTAACGGATTCTGTAGTGAAATCAGTCTTTGGAGATGAATTAATCCACGACCGAGTGATACTTTGCCCTACAAATGATGAATCACTTAAACTCAATGAGACTATATTAAATCTACTTCCTGGTCAGCCATTCATGTACTTTAGTTATGATGATATAGTGTCAGATGATGACAATGAACGTGCACAATATCCTATTGAGTTTCTCAACAGCTTGACACCATCAGGTATACCACCACATCGCCTTACACTGAAGGTTGGTGCAGTTGTAATACTATTGCATAATATGAATGTCCATGAAGGTTTGTGCAATGGGACACGGTTACAAGTATGTCACATGCATGATCACAGTATTGATGCAGAGGTGCTGACAGGCATGAAAGTGGGCTACAGAGTGCTAATACCACGTATACAACTTGCACCATCTGACAGTGGCATGCCATTTGTGTTATCACGGTGTCAATTTCCTTTAAGGCTGGCATACTCAATGACCATAAACAAGGCTCAAGGACAGACATTTGCAAAGGTTGGATTGCATATGGAGCGGCCATGTTTTGCACATGGACAATTATATGTTGCATTGTCAAGGGCACGAAGATTTGCAGATGTCAAGGTTGAAATTTTAGGCTCTACCAGGCAAGGGACACATAATGGAGATACATTTACTGCCAATGTAGTGTATAGACAAATATTAAACTGA
- the LOC136257192 gene encoding uncharacterized protein, with the protein MPSRTPSHCACGTNFSVDHALSCPKGGFPSIRHNEVRDITAELISEVCHDVEVEPHLQPLSDERFQQKTANTQDGARLDIAMNGFWGSRYEKCYTDVRVFNPLAPSNSGTTLKSCYRKHEITKKRAYELRIREVEHSSFTPLVFSASGGMGHEASVFYKRLASLLSDKWNDPYATVLGWIRCRLSFCLLRSAIQCIRGARSSQGRYIKSAPVALVQSETQFLI; encoded by the coding sequence ATGCCCTCTCGTACACCTTCCCACTGTGCGTGTGGTACcaacttttctgttgatcatGCCCTATCTTGTCCGAAGGGTGGATTCCCTTCAATACGCCACAACGAAGTGAGGGATATCACAGCTGAATTGATAtctgaagtgtgccatgatgtggaggttgagcctcatctgcagcctctaagtgatgaaagatttcaacagaagacagccaacactcaggatggtgcacgcttggacattgccatgaatggattttggggtagtcgttatgaaaaatgttatacggacgtcagagtttttaacccacttgcaccatccaacagtggaaccacccttaagtcatgttacaggaaacacgaaataacaaagaagagagcttatgagttgcgaatccgtgaagtggaacacagttcttttacccctctagtgttctctgcttctgggggaatgggccatgaagccagtgtattttacaagcgattggcgagtttattgtctgacaaatggaatgacccttatgccacagtattaggatggattagatgtagattgtcattttgtttactgcgttcagcaatccaatgcattagaggagcacgatcttcacaaggtcgttacatcaaaagtgctcctgtggccttggtgcaatcagagactcagtttttgatttaa
- the LOC136258487 gene encoding uncharacterized protein: MRQYWLGQGRPKKLATLISTSKEVHTKVLTEIDSKAGDVGLKLKPSKCVSLLFDGTKFCSCGITLSGGTTKTILDGPTKFLGKLIGVSAHATKSASGKAMFARFSDLIQKVDSLPLRPEYQVWIYRNYVLSIIRFHLTVDSVGPSTINKMENLATKYLKRWLCLPRSATRVILNYPGVCCPSVRSISKQCKLSLLANISSSSDLMIKELALQVDLSSNFLQINSSHQELLNEARAQLDSIPTARKLYTASKHLAISRELTLCKEKLDTLSVQCKFESSAVLEADSKLWNRLLLGFHPGQLSFVLRASSDTLPTPLNLRRWHIQTGATCSLCLSPRPTCHHVLNGCPVALQQGRFTFRHDAVLLCLMSELQACLDNVEIFADLDGKRASDSPPATIPPAVLVCSHRPDIVIYNAEMKSVVLLELTCPFNSRADLSAARERKQEKPEYLQIIAELDRLGFVSHYHTVEIGCLGHYLTETVTSMKRVSNLSFSKTKALLDRAAAVAITSSQRIFYAHPCGLRARLGLDVLPLPTTPSTKEQVCWTTEKGDN, translated from the exons atgaggcagtattggttaggtcaGGGCCGCCCAAAGAAATTAGCAACTTTAATCTCTACATCTAAAGAAGTTCACACTAAAGTGCTAACTGAAATAGACTCGAAAGCTGGTGATGTTGGCTTAAAACTGAAGCCATCTAAATGTGTTTCCTTATTGTTTGATGGCACAAAATTTTGTTCTTGTGGAATAACTCTATCTGGTGGTACTACCAAAACTATCTTAGATGGCCCGACCAAATTTTTGGGGAAGTTGATTGGAGTTTCTGCTCATGCTACCAAAAGTGCTTCTGGCAAAGCTATGTTTGCTAGGTTCTCTGACCTTATACAGAAAGTTGATAGTTTGCCATTAAGACCTGAGTACCAAGTATGGATTTATAGGAATTATGTTCTCTCAATCATCAGATTCCATCTCACTGTTGATAGTGTTGGACCATCCACTATCAataaaatggaaaatctagctACTAAATACCTGAAACGTTGGCTCTGTTTACCTCGCAGTGCCACTCGTGTGATCTTGAACTATCCAGGTGTTTGCTGTCCTAGTGTGCGTTCAATTTCAAAGCAGTGTAAACTTAGTTTACTTGCCAACATCTCCTCCTCATCAGATCTGATGATTAAGGAGTTGGCCTTACAAGTGGATCTTTCCTCCAATTTCCTCCAGATTAACAGTTCTCATCAGGAGTTACTCAATGAAGCCAGAGCTCAACTGGACTCTATTCCTACGGCTCGCAAGCTCTACACAGCTAGCAAACACCTTGCCATTTCTAGAGAATTGACACTATGCAAAGAGAAGCTGGACACTCTCTCTGTTCAATGTAAATTTGAATCAAGTGCTGTTCTGGAAGCTGACTCTAAGCTGTGGAATCGACTCCTATTGGGTTTTCATCCAGGCCAGCTTTCGTTTGTGCTGCGAGCTTCATCAGATACATTACCAACTCCGTTAAATTTACGTCGCTGGCATATACAAACTGGTGCAACTTGTTCACTTTGTTTGTCACCTCGTCCAACTTGTCACCATGTGCTAAATGGGTGTCCTGTGGCTTTGCAGCAAGGCAGGTTTACTTTTCGTCATGATGCTGTTTTATTATGTTTGATGTCTGAGTTGCAAGCTtgtttggataatgtagaaatatTTGCTGATTTGGATGGCAAACGTGCGTCTGACTCTCCTCCTGCCACCATTCCCCCTGCTGTACTAGTGTGTTCTCACCGAcctgacattgttatatataatgcagaaATGAAATCTGTTGTACTTCTGGAACTTACCTGCCCATTTAATTCTCGTGCTGACCTTTCTGCTGCACGAGAACGTAAGCAGGAGAAGCCAGAATATCTGCAAATTATTGCTGAGCTTGACCGCTTGGGTTTTGTTAGTCATTACCACACAGTTGAAATTGGTTGCCTTGGCCATTACCTTACAGAGACAGTAACATCTATGAAAAGAGTTTCAAATCTGAGTTTTTCCAAGACGAAAGCATTGcttgatagagcagctgctgtggctataacttcctctcagagaatcttttatgcac acccttgtggTCTGAGGGCGAGACTAGGACTAGatgtactgcccttgcctaccactcCCAGCACCAAGGAACAAGtatgctggacaactgaaaagggggacaactaa